One window from the genome of Alkalihalobacillus sp. LMS6 encodes:
- the nadE gene encoding ammonia-dependent NAD(+) synthetase — translation MNVNQDTIREDLYSKETIQADQEIRARVEFLKTYAKKTKTKGYVLGISGGQDSSLAAKLAQMAVKELREEEQDEAYRFYAVRLPYGEQHDEEDAQLALSFIEADTVLTVNIKEAVDASVQAFKDATNEELSSFLKGNTKARERMKVQFDLAAHYQALVIGTDHAAEAVTGFFTKFGDGACDVAPLFGLTKRQGKRLLQELSAPESLYTKVPTADLEDDKPGLPDEEALGISYDQIDDYLEGKKVDENIAKMIEERYERTEHKRQTPVTIYDHWWE, via the coding sequence ATGAACGTCAATCAAGATACAATTCGAGAAGATTTATATTCAAAAGAAACGATACAAGCAGATCAAGAAATTCGCGCGCGTGTGGAATTTTTAAAAACGTATGCGAAGAAAACAAAGACAAAAGGCTATGTATTAGGGATTTCTGGGGGACAAGACTCCTCTTTAGCCGCTAAACTCGCACAAATGGCCGTTAAAGAACTGAGAGAAGAAGAGCAAGATGAGGCGTATCGCTTTTATGCTGTTAGACTCCCTTATGGCGAACAGCATGATGAAGAGGATGCGCAGTTGGCTCTTTCATTTATTGAAGCGGATACGGTTCTTACAGTAAATATTAAAGAAGCAGTAGATGCGTCTGTTCAAGCATTTAAAGACGCCACAAATGAAGAACTTTCGTCGTTTTTAAAAGGAAATACAAAAGCTAGAGAACGCATGAAAGTCCAGTTTGATTTAGCCGCTCATTATCAAGCGCTAGTTATTGGAACGGATCATGCAGCAGAAGCGGTAACGGGCTTCTTTACAAAATTCGGCGATGGTGCTTGTGATGTCGCTCCTTTATTTGGATTAACGAAACGCCAAGGGAAACGCTTGCTTCAAGAGCTATCAGCTCCTGAATCGTTATACACAAAAGTACCGACGGCAGACTTAGAAGACGATAAGCCTGGTTTACCAGATGAAGAAGCGCTTGGGATCTCTTATGATCAAATAGATGACTATTTAGAAGGTAAAAAGGTAGACGAAAACATTGCGAAAATGATTGAAGAACGTTACGAACGGACGGAGCATAAGCGACAAACCCCTGTTACAATTTATGATCATTGGTGGGAGTAA